The window TTTTTCTGTTTGACGTCTATGGGGTTTCTTCTACCTCACTTCATCGGCGGGAGGAAGCAAATGGAAACTCTGGATCAACTAAGAGCAAAAGCACCGTTGAAAAGAGCCTGTTATTTCATCACCGAATCCAGCTTTCAAAGAAAACGAGACTGAAAACTAAGACTGGATGTTGTTAACAAAGAACAGAAGAGTGTGTTTGAGTTCCCATCGTCACTTCACTGATGGTAACGCGAATCGAAGGGTTCATTGTCAAGAATTCATTTTTCAGTTGTTTCCGTCATAGTTATCCAAGACCCACAAATCATCAATCGGTAAATCATTGATTTTTTTCGTAATTTTCTTCATCTTATCATTAGGGCATTAGATTTACTTATGTATATAATCGTTGCAGTTGAGGTGTGCTAGTTCTAATGCTGTCATTTCTCAACCGTTTGAGGAATGGAAAGGAATCAATGGAAATCATCAGACTTACGTTTGGTTGTTGGATGGATGTGTTAAATCAGGAACATTTCTTAATATCAAAAAGCTTCATTCGAAGATTTTGAAGTCTGGTTTTCTTTCAGAACATGTTGTTTATGACCGGCTATTGAATTCCTACATTGCTTTTGACAAATTAGACTATGCATTGCAgcttctccatgaaaatactgATAGAAGTTTGTTTTCATGGAATGCTTTGATTTCTGCTTTTGTTCATAGGAAGCTCCATAGTCAAGCATTGAGACTTTTCTCACAAATGTTAGAAGAAGAACACTTAAAACCAGATGAAACAACGTTTTCTTGTGTTCTAAAGGCATCCAATGGTGACAAATTTTCTTTGAAGTTTGTGGAGCAGTTGCAGGCTATCATCATTCGCCTCGGTTTCTATTCATGCTCACTGGTATGTAATCCTTTGATCGATTTATATTCCAAAAATGGATTTGTAAACTCTGCTAAACTAGTCTTCCAACAATTACCAACAAAGGATAGTGTTTCATGGCTTGCTATGTTATCTGGATTATCTCAAAATGGACTTGAACGAGATGCAATCGATTTGTACAATGAGATGCAAGAATCCGGATTCATTCCTACTCCATACATTTTTTCTAGCATTATTAGCGCCTGCACGAAAATTGAGTTATATCCACTCGGTGAGCAACTCCATGCCCTTGTTTTCAAATGGGCATTTGCGTCTGAAACTTATGTATGTAACTCATTGGTAACTTTATACGCTCGATCGGAGAATTTTGTATCTGCTGAACAAATTTTTGGCAAAATGAAATGCAGGGATGAAGTTTCGTACAATTCACTAATATCAGGGCTTGCTCAACAAGGGTTTAGTGAGAAAGCCCTCCAACTGTTCGAAGAAATGCAGGTTGGCGGTTTAAAACCTGATTGTGTTACGATCGCGAGTCTCTTGAGTGCGTGTGCATCAACCGGAGATCTTTTAAAGGGAGTACAGCTGCATTCGTATGCGGTTAAGGCAGGGTTACTTTCGGATATCATTATCGAAGGTTCTTTGCTTGATCTTTATGTTAAATGTTCAGATGTTGAAACAGCTAATGAATTTTTCATGGAAACAGAGAAGCGAAATGTTGTTCTTTGGAATGTGATGTTAGTGGCTTACGGGCAAATTGGTAATTTGGTTGAGTCGTCGGTTATTTACTCACGGATGTTGAGTGAAGGACTTAGACCTAACGAATATACGTATCCTAGTATATTGAGGACTTGTACGTTAGTGGGAGCTCTCGATCTCGGGAAGCAAATACATACCCAAGTTGTGAAAACTGGTTTTCAACCGAACGTGTATGTTTGTAGTGTACTTATCGATATGTATGCTAAACTTGGAAAGCTTGATATTGCTCACCAAATGTTGAGACGGATTCCAGAAGATCTTGTTTCTTGGACTGCTTTGATCGCTGGATACACTCAGCATGATAAGTTTTCGGAAGCTCTTAAGCTTTTCGAAGAAATGAATGATCGAGGAATTCGATCGGATAACATTGGGCTTTCAAGTGCCATAAGTGCTTGCGCTGGAATTCCTGCATTCAATCAAGGACGACAAATCCACGCTCAATCCATTGTATCCGGTTATTCTCTCGACCTTTCGATTGGGAACGCTCTTGTTAGTCTCTATTCTAGATGCGGTAAAATGGAAGATGCCTACTTAGCATTTAGTAAAATTGTCGATAAAGATAGTATTTCATGGAACGGACTTTTATCGGGATTCGCACAGAGTGGGCTATACGAGGAAGCACTTGGAGTTTTTCGTCAAATGAATCAATCGGGAGTAGGTTTCAATATGTTCACGTATTGTCCGGCGGTTAGTGCCGCTGCGAATATGGCGAACGTAAAGCAAGGGAAGCAAATTCACGCGAGGATGGTGAAAACCGGATGCGATTACGAGACAGAGGCGTCTAACGTGTTGATCACTCTATACGCTAAATGCGGAAACCTAAACGATTCCAAACGACTCTTTCTCGAGATGTCGGAAAGGAACGAGATTTCATGGAATGCGATGATTACGGGTTATTCTCAACACGGGTGTGGTCTCGAGGCATTGGAGATCTTTCGGGAAATGAATCGGGTCGGTGTGTCTCCTAACCACGTGACGTTTGTGGGTGTTTTGTCCGCGTGTAGCCATGTCGGTATGGTAGATGAGGGGATTCGTTATTTCGAGTCCATGACTGAAGAACACAGACTAATACCGAAGGCAGAGCATTATGTTTGCGTCGTGGATATTCTCGGTCGTGCTGGCTATCTTCAACGAGCGAAGGAATTTGTTGAGTCGATGAAGATCGAACCAGATGCTATGATATGGAGGACACTCTTAAGTGCGTGCACGGTTCATAAGAACTTTGAAATAGGAGAGTTTGCCGCCAACCGTCTTCTAGAATTGGAGCCCAACGACTCGGCCACATACGTTCTCTTGTCGAATATGTACGCGGTTTCGGGAAAGTGGAATTGGAGGGACAAGATAAGGCAAACGATGAAATCGAGAGGTGTGAAGAAAGAAGCCGGTCGAAGTTGGATCGAAGTTAAAAACTCAATCCATGCGTTTTTTGTTGGTGATAGGCTGCATCCAATGGCGGATAAGATTTACGAGTTCTTAGAGGAGCTAAACGAGCGAGCAATTGAGGTTGGGTACATTCGAGAGAGTAATAGCCTTTTAAATGAGATAGACCGGGCTAAGAAAGATCTTTCTATGTATGTACATAGTGAGAAATTGGCTATTGCTTTCGGGCTTATTAGCTTGTCTAGTTCGGATGCATCGGTGCCCTTAATGGTGATGAAGAATCTTCGGGTGTGTAGCGATTGCCATAATTGGATCAAGTGTGTGTCCGAGGTTTCTAAACGAACAATTATAGTACGAGATGCGTATCGGTTTCATCATTTCGAGAAGGGTGCATGTTCGTGTAAGGATTTTTGGTAAATTGAAAATCGAGGCTTTTGCAATCTAAATTGTTAAAACTGGTTATGCCAACAATCGGTTTTCGAGTAACCGAACCGATTATGTCAGTTTCTGGTGATATAAAGAATGAGGATTCGTGTAAAGATCTGTATATATGTTGAAATGTTTATCAATTTgcataattgatttgatttaatattGTTTCCTTCCAATTCCATGTATAACCATGAAATAGTATATTTGTTTTTCCTAGTCACACTTAATTAGAATTGAGAGATAAGAGACATATTTACTCCATTTTGAAacactttctttctttctttttttttgtcgGAGGCATTCCAATTGTGTTTCATTATTGTAATTCTACTTTAATTGTGATAAATTTGTATTGTATGTGTTATGACATAAGAGTGGGGTTCCTAATTTTAATCGTGTAACTGAACCGGTTATATCTAAGTTATATCTAAATGGGTTGACTGGAAACTTTCATAATCTTGATGGGTCGACAGACTTGTTGATGAATATTATTGGAAATATAAAGTCGGATATCCAAAAAGTTATCAAACGTCTTCATAGAGTATGGCtgaatttattcaaaaaacCGACTCAATCCGATCAtccctaataataataaaaaaacagttTGCCTCATGAACCTTAACCGGACCGAGTACCCATTATAATCTCTAGATGCATTCTCAATTTATGTTTTGTGTAAACTTTTCTTAGGCTCAAACCTGAATTTGTTTCTTCAAATCACCTAATTAAACCAGGCTTATGTCTAATACAAATGACTAGTAAGtgtgataaatatttaatcgatTACTAATAGAGAAGTAACAACTAACAATACAAGTATATAGTTCTTTTCAATTATCAAACTCCCtgaattatatcaatatatatgtatatatacactATTTGTCTGTAAATCAATGGATAGAGGTGAAGTTATACGACCTTACATAATCTGTCTGTCTAGCCGAGGCAATGTTCTGATCAAGCCGCAAGTATAGTGATAGCGATAAGAAGCACAGCTCCGAATATCACCAACGACAAGCATGTCTACATTTCCAACATGAAAAAATCATCACGGGTTAATTCGTTTTCTTTTCTTACTTTTTTgtgatgaaaaaataaaagtaaaagcTGTTTTACCAGAGAAGAGTTTGCTCTTTGAGTTTTGGCCGCTTTAGTGAGCTGAGATGTACCCTCTGCAGTTGAAGCATGAGCATTTTCAACATGGAAGGATATGTCATCTGCCAGAgatggatttttatttttaaatttggggCAATGTAAAAGAATCATTAGTAATGTAGCAAATATATTTGATGAATTTACCAATCATAGCTCCTTGCTCATGGACCAGTACAGCAAGATctttgaaaatttcattaacCTCGCCAATTTGTTGCTGAATTTCTTCTATACCTTGCTCTCTTTCCTCGATTATAGCATCGTTGAACATAATTTCATTCTCCAATACCATCATCTCCTGTCTGTTACACAAGTTAACCGGGgggaaatcttcttcaaatagGAAACAACAATATATTTGACACGGAAAATCTCATTATTTCTGTTCATTATGTAGAAATTGGAGGTAACCCAAATAATGACTtttctgattttgaattttacGAAAGGCATTTCGAAAGATTCTTTCTATATGTGGTAAAAATATACAATCAAATTAAATAGGATTGATCTTCAAATTAATATTGGTTGTTGGCTTCAAATTTGGGTGAATCGCTTTGGAACAGCTTCTTTCTTTTTCTaactttaacaaatatattcagcaatatccaaataaccccacatcaaacaagcctacTTGAGATGCTTCCCAAACCAACCAAATAGATAAGTCATCAATATTCCCACTTCCAGAAGAACAAAGAAAGAAACATGCCTATCATTCTTCGGGTAATGTCCAATGTACAAAATCCAAATCCACAAAAAAAATTCCGACAATTCCAgaattaagaaaagaaaacctCTTTTGG is drawn from Impatiens glandulifera chromosome 3, dImpGla2.1, whole genome shotgun sequence and contains these coding sequences:
- the LOC124929194 gene encoding pentatricopeptide repeat-containing protein At4g13650 isoform X3, which gives rise to MVTRIEGFIVKNSFFSCFRHSYPRPTNHQSLRCASSNAVISQPFEEWKGINGNHQTYVWLLDGCVKSGTFLNIKKLHSKILKSGFLSEHVVYDRLLNSYIAFDKLDYALQLLHENTDRSLFSWNALISAFVHRKLHSQALRLFSQMLEEEHLKPDETTFSCVLKASNGDKFSLKFVEQLQAIIIRLGFYSCSLDSVSWLAMLSGLSQNGLERDAIDLYNEMQESGFIPTPYIFSSIISACTKIELYPLGEQLHALVFKWAFASETYVCNSLVTLYARSENFVSAEQIFGKMKCRDEVSYNSLISGLAQQGFSEKALQLFEEMQVGGLKPDCVTIASLLSACASTGDLLKGVQLHSYAVKAGLLSDIIIEGSLLDLYVKCSDVETANEFFMETEKRNVVLWNVMLVAYGQIGNLVESSVIYSRMLSEGLRPNEYTYPSILRTCTLVGALDLGKQIHTQVVKTGFQPNVYVCSVLIDMYAKLGKLDIAHQMLRRIPEDLVSWTALIAGYTQHDKFSEALKLFEEMNDRGIRSDNIGLSSAISACAGIPAFNQGRQIHAQSIVSGYSLDLSIGNALVSLYSRCGKMEDAYLAFSKIVDKDSISWNGLLSGFAQSGLYEEALGVFRQMNQSGVGFNMFTYCPAVSAAANMANVKQGKQIHARMVKTGCDYETEASNVLITLYAKCGNLNDSKRLFLEMSERNEISWNAMITGYSQHGCGLEALEIFREMNRVGVSPNHVTFVGVLSACSHVGMVDEGIRYFESMTEEHRLIPKAEHYVCVVDILGRAGYLQRAKEFVESMKIEPDAMIWRTLLSACTVHKNFEIGEFAANRLLELEPNDSATYVLLSNMYAVSGKWNWRDKIRQTMKSRGVKKEAGRSWIEVKNSIHAFFVGDRLHPMADKIYEFLEELNERAIEVGYIRESNSLLNEIDRAKKDLSMYVHSEKLAIAFGLISLSSSDASVPLMVMKNLRVCSDCHNWIKCVSEVSKRTIIVRDAYRFHHFEKGACSCKDFW
- the LOC124929194 gene encoding pentatricopeptide repeat-containing protein At4g13650 isoform X1; the protein is MVTRIEGFIVKNSFFSCFRHSYPRPTNHQSLRCASSNAVISQPFEEWKGINGNHQTYVWLLDGCVKSGTFLNIKKLHSKILKSGFLSEHVVYDRLLNSYIAFDKLDYALQLLHENTDRSLFSWNALISAFVHRKLHSQALRLFSQMLEEEHLKPDETTFSCVLKASNGDKFSLKFVEQLQAIIIRLGFYSCSLVCNPLIDLYSKNGFVNSAKLVFQQLPTKDSVSWLAMLSGLSQNGLERDAIDLYNEMQESGFIPTPYIFSSIISACTKIELYPLGEQLHALVFKWAFASETYVCNSLVTLYARSENFVSAEQIFGKMKCRDEVSYNSLISGLAQQGFSEKALQLFEEMQVGGLKPDCVTIASLLSACASTGDLLKGVQLHSYAVKAGLLSDIIIEGSLLDLYVKCSDVETANEFFMETEKRNVVLWNVMLVAYGQIGNLVESSVIYSRMLSEGLRPNEYTYPSILRTCTLVGALDLGKQIHTQVVKTGFQPNVYVCSVLIDMYAKLGKLDIAHQMLRRIPEDLVSWTALIAGYTQHDKFSEALKLFEEMNDRGIRSDNIGLSSAISACAGIPAFNQGRQIHAQSIVSGYSLDLSIGNALVSLYSRCGKMEDAYLAFSKIVDKDSISWNGLLSGFAQSGLYEEALGVFRQMNQSGVGFNMFTYCPAVSAAANMANVKQGKQIHARMVKTGCDYETEASNVLITLYAKCGNLNDSKRLFLEMSERNEISWNAMITGYSQHGCGLEALEIFREMNRVGVSPNHVTFVGVLSACSHVGMVDEGIRYFESMTEEHRLIPKAEHYVCVVDILGRAGYLQRAKEFVESMKIEPDAMIWRTLLSACTVHKNFEIGEFAANRLLELEPNDSATYVLLSNMYAVSGKWNWRDKIRQTMKSRGVKKEAGRSWIEVKNSIHAFFVGDRLHPMADKIYEFLEELNERAIEVGYIRESNSLLNEIDRAKKDLSMYVHSEKLAIAFGLISLSSSDASVPLMVMKNLRVCSDCHNWIKCVSEVSKRTIIVRDAYRFHHFEKGACSCKDFW
- the LOC124929194 gene encoding pentatricopeptide repeat-containing protein At4g13650 isoform X2; this translates as MVTRIEGFIVKNSFFSCFRHSYPRPTNHQSLRCASSNAVISQPFEEWKGINGNHQTYVWLLDGCVKSGTFLNIKKLHSKILKSGFLSEHVVYDRLLNSYIAFDKLDYALQLLHENTDRSLFSWNALISAFVHRKLHSQALRLFSQMLEEEHLKPDETTFSCVLKASNGDKFSLKFVEQLQAIIIRLGFYSCSLVCNPLIDLYSKNGFVNSAKLVFQQLPTKDSVSWLAMLSGLSQNGLERDAIDLYNEMQESGFIPTPYIFSSIISACTKIELYPLGEQLHALVFKWAFASETYVCNSLVTLYARSENFVSAEQIFGKMKCRDEVSYNSLISGLAQQGFSEKALQLFEEMQVGGLKPDCVTIASLLSACASTGDLLKGVQLHSYAVKAGLLSDIIIEEKRNVVLWNVMLVAYGQIGNLVESSVIYSRMLSEGLRPNEYTYPSILRTCTLVGALDLGKQIHTQVVKTGFQPNVYVCSVLIDMYAKLGKLDIAHQMLRRIPEDLVSWTALIAGYTQHDKFSEALKLFEEMNDRGIRSDNIGLSSAISACAGIPAFNQGRQIHAQSIVSGYSLDLSIGNALVSLYSRCGKMEDAYLAFSKIVDKDSISWNGLLSGFAQSGLYEEALGVFRQMNQSGVGFNMFTYCPAVSAAANMANVKQGKQIHARMVKTGCDYETEASNVLITLYAKCGNLNDSKRLFLEMSERNEISWNAMITGYSQHGCGLEALEIFREMNRVGVSPNHVTFVGVLSACSHVGMVDEGIRYFESMTEEHRLIPKAEHYVCVVDILGRAGYLQRAKEFVESMKIEPDAMIWRTLLSACTVHKNFEIGEFAANRLLELEPNDSATYVLLSNMYAVSGKWNWRDKIRQTMKSRGVKKEAGRSWIEVKNSIHAFFVGDRLHPMADKIYEFLEELNERAIEVGYIRESNSLLNEIDRAKKDLSMYVHSEKLAIAFGLISLSSSDASVPLMVMKNLRVCSDCHNWIKCVSEVSKRTIIVRDAYRFHHFEKGACSCKDFW